TATGAAGCTATTTaattctgtgtatattttaatgtttagagTCAAAGACTATAGGAAAGGCCATACTATGTGAAATCTTatcaaagtatattttaaaagccaTACTGAGTTTACCACAAAGACAGtgaattcagagagagagagagagagagagagagagagagagagagagagagagagagattttaaaggGGCTGTGCTGACTGTCATTGTTTTACTAGAGAAGATTTTAAAAGCATAACCCAATACCTGCTTAGAAAGGGATGTCTGAAAACTAAGATTACACAGCTTGAAGAAACCCCTTTAGTCAGAGCTTTCCAAATGTACTCAAAACTAGGTTTTGGATTTGACAGGTCATCTTCATAAAAAGTCCCCTAAAGTTTCAACATGAATTGCCAGAGGAAAAGAAGCATGTATTTTGCCCTTGGCCTTCTTGTAAAGGAGTCACTCTTCTGTCCCTaggctctgcctccccaacagCCACTTAGTAATAGATTAGGCCAGAACTGTAGTCccttgaaataaagaaaaagaaagctttgcATGTTAATTAGTTTGGGGACATAAAGGGATATTTTACTAAAAGCCAGGGAGATGCAAATTGTGCCCCATTATTGACCAATGGGactcacctgctgagccacaaAGGACTGACAGGGTCAGAGGTCAGTGCCTAAGTCAGCTCTCACTCTCTACTGGGTAGTCTCAATATCTTGGCTCTTGGCTCTTTCTGTGGCAGAACATCTGGTGGTAAATATCTTTTTGAGTCACCAGTGACGTGAGCAACTGAACTTGGACTCCAGGTTTATATGAGCTCGTGTATCATGATTGGGTCTCTCTGAAACATCACCACTGATTTTACTGTGAGAATGCTGCGCAATGTGATGAGGCTTGAGTTTTCAAAACCCAGAAGCATGTGGGTAGAGAGCCAAAGCATTCATTCGTGTACATACCTGGGGGAGAAGGGCAACTAGGCAGTAGAGCTTAAAAGGAACCCTAGATCTTAAAAACCATGTTGAGAGTGTCAATCAGTGACTTTGAAAAtaacatggagaaaaaaatgatggCAACCTCCACCCTGTCTTCTTGCACAGATGCCCTGCTCTTCCCCTTTGGGAGTCAAGGTGAGTATTTCTAGTTTGGTTTTTAAGCATCTTCTCACCTGAGAAGTCTTCCAGCATGAGGGAAATCTGAGGCCCTAGTTTTTCCTCTGGGCACAGAAATCTACAGAGTTGGAGCTACATTTCTACTCGGGCTTCATGCCAACACACCTCTCTGGTCTAGGCTGAGGGTCCCACAGCCAGGCACAGCAGCTGGAGGCTGGCTACATGGCGCTGTTCATGGTGCTGAAGCTCTTCAGTTATTAGACTGCAACCCACCCACAgacacagggtgggggtggggtggggtggggtgaggactCTGGCTGGGGTGAACTTGAGGAGACTTTGGGAAACAGTTGTATTCCATGGAGCTACATCCAGACCCACCCTTAGGCGTCAAGTGTACCTCACTGGTTcaggtctttgtttttctcttcctagCCCTCATCATATCCCCTTCTCTCTAGTCTCCTTTATAATATTTTACCTTTGCACATCAGGCATGGCCTTCCATGGTGCCATCAACTGTGCCATTCTTCTTCCACAGGTAACCACTTCTCTTTCGTCCCACAcacatttcttgttttccttGCCATTCCACCCCCAACACAACCCAATTTAGaaggttagtgttacctcaacaGCTCCAGGCAGAACTGTTCATTGGTTTCTCTTTGGCAATGCATTAGAAGAAGCAGAGGCTAGATGCTCAAATGAACATGGAAAGGTCCCCCTAAGATATATCTAGGAAGGCAGTGTTTGTAACAGGCTGCAATGTGAAAAGTAAGGAATGGGACACTAATACTAGAAAGGAAGTGAAGGCTTTGACCTTGGGTGAGATGAGGTGAAACAGACTGCTGATCAGAGACTTCCAGCAGTTGAAGCTGTAGTTTCTAGTGCCTGTGTGGCAAGTCTTAAGAAGTAGGGATTTAGAGCCATGTGCTGCTCCAATCTGTACCTTCTGTTTGATCCAAGTAACATATCCATACTATATTTCTGCTAAAAGCATTGTGTGCACAATTCTATTTACTGTAATGCACAGTAATGGAAGGGGACATAAATAGAATAGAGAGGGTTagtgggggagggtgtgtgtgtgtgtgtgtgtgtgtgtgtgtgtgtgtgtgtgtgtgtgtgtttgctcactCACACATGCGAATACACACTAGTGTTCAGATCAAAACTGTTTAATCAGCAATAACATGATTCAGCAGTTGGGAAATGTAAACAAGTGAAACTGCTAGCTTTGGGCAAAACACTGGAAGGGCCCAAAGGACTATGCCAAACTCCAAGGAAGGCAATGCCAGCACGATGCCCTCTCCCTTGGACTAGGGGCAGAGGCTGGCTCCAACAGCAGATGACTAGTGTGACCTCTGGCTTTtgcagcacacacacatttgggATGGGGCTAATGGCACTTTTCAGGGAGCTCCAATTTAGTAAACAAAAAAATGCCTTACCCTGTTCTAATGGATCACATTATTCCAAGGCCTAAGCCTTCATCCAGGCCCCTGCAGCTGCTCTGCAGGTCAGGCTACCAATAAAGCAATTAGCCAATGAGAAAACTCCTCTTCCCAGAGCAGTCTCCAGGGTTTGGCTGCAGTTGCTGTGCTTGGCTTTGGGTTTTTAAACAGACAATCCAAGTCAATCTGAGCCTCTTACATCAGACTCCAGGATAAGGACAGTGAAATTGTGTGTTTGCTAAGAGTGATAATTTAAGGGGCTAGTGCCTTGTTCAACACAGCCTAGGGAGCCCACTGCTTCCTGTTCAATTAATCTGAACCATAGCTGAACTCTGCCCTTTGAACTCACTCAGCAGATAAATACATTAGCTCACCTAAGGAATCATCAATATTTTTCAATCACATAAAACAAACACGAATGTACAAAAACAACCCTAGAGATAGCCAATCGAGAAGAGTATgttaaaaacaatcaaacaaaacaaaacaaaataaaccatgaATGGAGTTACAGAACAAAAAGGGGCCAGAAAAGAAAGGATGGGATTGTGCCAATGGTTCAAGGGACAAAGGAACTTTCATTTTCATATCTGAAAGCAAGAGGAACACTAAGCACATGTAGCAACTTCCACTTCATCTATAGTACTCTCCAAGAATCCTTGTACTTTATTCTTAAACTGGTGTTTACTACTCCCATCAGAGCACATGGCTCTAAACCCCTACTTCTTAAGTGGTTTTGGTATCCATGATCATATATGGAGTTCAAGATATCGAATTTGTAGGGACAATTCTATTCTTGATTTTCTACAAGCAAGCCAAAATAATTATTGTGGCAGCAATAGTGCTTTTACACGAACCAGTTTAAATGAGCCAAGTTAGTGGTTTGATTGAGATCACCTTACATTAAGGAAATGATGCTCCTAAGACATGCATGGAAACTGATTTTCATTTGTGGGAAAAGTAGTGTGGGGGGGATGCTAAATGCATCTAATTTATCTTTATCTCTGCATGTCATCTCAGAATGATCAAAACATCCCCAGCTGTGTCACTATACATTTCAGTCTGATTTAATTTCACTTCCCACAATTCTGCCTCTCGACCCCCTCCCCTTcaattccccttttcatttttgtttggctTGGAATGTGGGCTTAATGCCCAGCTATCCTAGATGAGAACACTTAGAGGAATATCATAAGCATGAAGGGTAAATCTATTGAACGAGGGTCTTTAACTATGTGGTTTCCTTAAAGGGAAAGGTTGGATCAATAGGATCAATATGAAAGGTTTCCCTGGCCCTGCATAAAAGGGTAAGGGCTTCTCTTTTCACTGGTTTAACTTTACTCTCTGACAAATGCAAATCAATGGATCTGTGTTTACAACAGATTCCCTAACAGACTCAGCTTGGGCAAAGCCCAAAGCCTCACCCTAGGAGGTAGGGAGACCAAACTGCCCCAGGGAGATGCTGGAGGGAAGAATGGGGAACAGGCTGGTAATAGCAACCAAACAACAACTGGCTTACTGCACACCCAAATCTCACTGCCTGTGACCTCtcgaaagggggggggggcaaaatgCAAGATAGACAGGTTCCTTTAAGAATGTCGAGGCAATATAGAGCTCGTTCTGTAACGAGTTTTGTTCTGTATAGTTTTGTTCAATATAGAGTTTTGTTCTGTAACTCCAttcatggtttattttattttgttttgtttgattgtttttaacATAGACTCTTCTCAATTGGCTATATAGGGATCTGATCAATCTAGATTCCTAGCAATATAAATCTAAGAGGCTGATGGCATAGAGGCTGTACTGAGATACCTGCAACTGAAGAGGCTGAACATCTGAGCACCGTGAGCGCTCATTTTGCCCTTTCTTAGGTGGTAAGTACTGACAAGGCAAAGCACAAAAATGGTGGGTAGGTCCTTTCCCTCAAAATTTTGCCTTCCCCTTTAAAAATGTGGTGCCTTCTAGAAATTACATGATTTCAAGTCAATACCAGTTacagagaaattatttttcttcctacaggagaAAGTATATGTATATTTGATTACAGGAGCCAAAGTCCAATGCTGATTAAATTACACTGGAGGTGTGCTTCCAACCCAAACAAAGTCTGCTTTTTACAGAAAGAGTAATGGATCCTCAAGTAGCGAGAGAGGAACCAAGGAGGAATGCAGAGCCTCCTGGCCCCCTGGGACAATCTGTGTGGGATTTTTATTCATAACAAGCACCCACAGCTTCCAGGAATCCCACTTTCTGAATGagacaatgtttgtctctgtgCCCTGTCCGCAAGGAATCACAAATCTGGGATAGCCAGTCAACTTCCCTGCCTCCTACTTCCCTACCACAACATAACACCCCCCACCACACCACCCcacccattccccccccccccccgccgcaaCCGTGTGATCTTTACAGTCTCCGTTTTGCCTGTGGCTTGGGAAACATTTCCTCAAATGCACTAAGGTTGGTTGAAGGAAAGGCTAGACTGCAAAGCAGTGGTATCTGTCTCTCACCAGGAGGGAGCTGCTCTGGTTCCTCTGTACCAGACAGGCTAAAGGCCAGCACAAGACTTTTCTTGACACACTCAGCCCAGAAGAGGAGTTACTCCTCTGCAGGAAATGGCATTCCTCAGTTCGGTGGGGAGAAAAGAGACACCAAAAGGGTAAAAGCAAATCCTACCGAGAGAGAATGCAGACGAAGTTTAAGCCCAAAGGTGCCCCAATCTCAGCCTCTTCCCCAGGGCCATTTATCCAgataattatttctatttatgccctctttgtttctcttcctttggcAAGAGCCCAGAAACTACATCTCTCTGCTTTTCCTATGAGGTTTTCATTTCTCTAGGGATTCCCCCAGATCATAGCGCTTTTTCCAGAGATATTTTCTGACAATCCTTACCACCAGCCATGCCCTACAAGGTGCTTTCTTCCCAAGAGCACTCGTCCTCGGTTCCTCTGGTCTCTGGTGCAAGTGGGAAATAGCCAGAGAAGTCAAAGAGAGGGGATCATACAATCAATTCCTAGAAAGCAGTTCTAGGGTCCTAGGCTCTCTGGATGGCCTTGGGCTCTCTGGATGGCCCTGACTTAAGAACAGAGCTGTTGCTAAGACATTATGGAGACAAAGGGAATATGGAACAAGCAATTTAATCCTCACCCTACACCTCTCATCAGCAACCCTGCGGTTTAGATTCTAAATGGGGTGGGGTAATCTAAGACTCCCATTCAGCAAAGGCTTACTCCACTCTCCTTGAGGGGTAGGGAGGAATTCATCATCCAGAGCTTGTGGATAGTGGGCCAGTTGCTTTCACTCCAAAAGGAAACCATCTATGTTTTTCAGGGTATCTGGTGACCACATGGCTTTTAGGGAATGGAGTACTTTGCGATCTTCAAGACTGAGGTGTTCAGTAGGGGCTCCCTTGTTTTAAGGGAAGCCACTGGTAGAAAGATAAGAAACAACCACTTGTTTTCCCCCACATTTCAAAGCAGAACACAAGATTTATATCTCTCCTTACCCCTTTTTTGAGAAAGTAGAAAAACACCCCTTTGAAGGAAAATACTAGTTTTTCTCacgtgtatgcgtgtgtgtgctcTTGCCCTCCCTTTAGAAAGTTCTCAACGCTTCTTCTCAAAGAGCAAACCACTATTTAGCAAGGAATGGGATTAAGAATGTAGctcttagtagacttcctagggcaGGCCTTACCCTCTTCGAGGAGCAGATTGGGGGGgcagggatgggaggagaggagggagggggaactgggatcggaatgtaaaaaattaatttaaaaagacgCAAAAAAAAAGTGTAGCTCTTCCCCTTCCCTCATAGACCAAAAGGAAAGGTTCTAGAGTTTTCTTATTTGGCGGATTAGATGTATGTCTCAGATcaccaccccccaaaacacacacacacacacacacacacacacacacacacacacacacacaccatggatgGACCCGTGGCCTCAGAGTCAGGTGTGAAAGTGTGGGGTGGGTGTTCTCCTAGTTGCCTTGCCCAAAATCCCCGGACACGACAAGAGAGAGGACAAGATCTTTCCACGGGTTGACCCAGTTGGCCCACTGCAGAGCCAGAGCCGGCCATTCTGAGGAATGAAGCCCGGGCGTTTGTTACTGAGGCTGAGTTTAACAGTCCAACTAACGCATCGGTGCAAAGTCTGCAAGTAGGACTTTTGGTGTCGAAACCTGTAAGGACGATGTGCGGGTGCGGGGGTGGCATATACGCCTCATTAAAGCGCGTTGTTCGCAGGCAACTTTAGACAAATCACCTCTAAATTTAATCGGGAACGAAGTTCAAGATTAAGGGGTTTTCCATGACGGttttggggggggagagagagagagggagaaagggagagagggagggagggagagagagagagagagagagagagagagagagagagagagagagagagagagagagagactagagtTGGTCAAACCAAGGTGCCCCTTTTTTGCCTCCCGGCCACCAACTGAGTGCAGAGAGTGTATAGCCTGCATacaggggtggggaagggggcCCAGAAGTCCTGCTCAAGACTAAGAAAACCTTGGTGAGAATGGAGCTGGCTCCGGCGGCCGCTCATGGGAGGAGTTGCGGTCAGACCTGAGAACCCGGACCCTGCTGGCGAAGTGGCGTGGCCGGAGCGCCAGGGATCCTGGACACTGGCGAGCACTCTTCTGGGAAGAGCACGCCGCCGTCGGACTTACTGGAAACGCGCCGGATCAGGTTCCAGATCAATGAAATCTGGGTCCACACGTTTACGTTATTGTTGCCAGCATTAATGCTCTTTTAATCTTCTAAACATTATCAGCATCGATCTCCCTCCATATACACATTTGTTTGAGAAAGTGACATAACCACACGGTGGAAAGcctggaataaaaataaatgcgcGGCCCCTCTAATCCACAGCTCCCTGCGGCCTGGAATAGTTCTCCAGCTCGGATTCACTCAGCTCCCTCGCGTCCCGCCTCCTCCGCAAGCTCCTAACGATCTCAATCTGCGTTAGGAAGGCGTTCTATGGGGACTAGGGACTTGAAGCTCGAACACTGGTAGTGAGCTTTTCAGTTATTAATCCGGTCAGCCAGACGGCTAACAGATCAGTCTGTTGGGAATGGACTTGTGTAGGGTTTGGCCTTTCGGCTCGAGTGGCGGAACTAAGTCCCCGGGAGTGGCAGTCCTGGCCCCGGGCTGGAGAAACAAGATGGTGGAGAAGGCTGGGTGGGGGATAGTAAGAACTCTAAGGTGAAGACCTTCTTGCAGCCCTTCAGTATACCAAAATCAGCTCTCCCGAGTCATCTAAATACCTGTACCGCTTGGTCTGGGCAGGAGTTACAGAGGTCAGTCAATGCTCGTTCATACCACTATGGCGGGCATCGTCGGGTTGGTTAAAGGTCTTAGACCGCCTGAACTGAGTGGGCTTCATCCTGTCTGGGGGTGCTTCCTGGAGGAGGCCTCACTGTCTTCCGGCATTTGGCACTAGAGCCCGCCCCGGGAGGGCCAACCTCGGAGGCCGGTCTCCCAAGAGGCAGAAACCTCAGCTATGAAGGCAATAGCAGCCACGCTATTGTTTTCCTGCGCTGTAAAAAAGCACCCTTATTTGTAGAGTCTCGGTTTTCCTCCACCTGATGATGGACTCGGGTTCTTCCCTGAGCTCTCGAGGTCCTTTCTAGTTCGCTTTTGTGCGTGGTGCAGAGGCCCCTGAGGATCAAAGCCCTAGGAAGTGTGCTCAAACCTGCGTGAGTTTGTCCTCAGGCCAGGATATTAAGAACAGCCCAGCGGGATCCCGTCTTGGGCCACTCCCAGCCTATTTGGCCGGTTGCTTGCTGTTCGCCTCACCCAGTGCGAGTAGTAGAGTTCCTTTCTCTGACTTCTTGATTGGGACTCTCCGAGCTTCCCCAGCATCCTCCCGCGTCCTCTCTAGAGCAACCTAGGCTTGGCTGTGTGGGTAGCAAAGAGACCAGGAGCGTGCATGGACAGGTTGGAAGACCCAGTCTTCCTGGTGACTGGATATACTTGACCTAAAGATAGCGCTTGAAGATGGTGGCCAAATCAAAGGTTTTAACTCAGAGTCCCTCCGACTCCTGTCCAGATGGGTctcaagcgtgtgtgtgtgtgtgtgtgtgtgtgtgtgtgtgtgtgtgtgtgtgtgagagagagagagagagagagagagagagagagagagagagagagagagaattgactaTTGAATGAACAAGAATCAAGAATGTGAATGGGTGGCCTGATGTGGCCCCAGGTCGTGTAGGTGCTGCTGGGCTGGGACGGCCATCCCGGTATTCTCTGGCTTGCTTAACCCCAGGGTCCCAGAGGCCTGGGTCCGGGCTGCTTCCCAGCGGGGTTTCCCATCGATCAATAACAATCAAAAggcctcctttttctcctccgtGTGCTTCTGTTCCCTACTCTACTGAGCACATAATACCTATTTACTTGTCCTAGCTTTTGCCGCAGTGTCTGAAGAGACTGATCTACTGACCCCGTACTGAAAAGCCTCCTATGTAATAATAACCACTCGACACACTTGTAGTTGCTGATAAAACGGCGAGATAAAAAGGCGAAGGCTCTTGTCCCTTTTCACCTAGGGTAATAAAACAGACTCACATTTAAATGTTTGAGCAGAGCCCGGTCCTCAGCGCACTTCCCCCTTCGGCGCCCCTGCCGAAAATCACTCTACACCGTTTGTGGTCTGGAAAGCTTGCTTCCAGGGGCTACCCCGCAACTCTCCAGGAGTTTGGGGTTGGGAGACCCAAGTACCACACACTTCCTCATGCGCTGTAAAAGCTCATAGCAAGGCGAGACTTAACTTACAAGACCTACACAGGCAGAATGCTGCTCCGTTTTCAAACAGCCTTGTCCTTTGCCCGACGGGCGTGAGGGGGCGGCAGCGCTCAGAGATGGGTCAGAGTAGAACAGCTGTCATCCAGCCTTTTACTGTACCCCAAAGAGCAGCTGCCAAGTTCCTTCTAGCCCCCAAGCGCTGGGAGCCAGCCGAGACTGGAGACCCCTTAGAGCTCCTCCTGTATTAGGGAGAGGggagtctaaaaaaaaaagagttactaCAATGGGAGCTGTCACCAAGCTTCCAGTTCTCACAGCTTTATCTTTGCTAGGGGTCAGGAGCAAATCCTAAGGAAATGTAGGAGAGgatgaagaataaataaactatcggagaaaaaaagataaagtcGTGTTCAAACTTCAAAAGTATCCGCAGTCCACAAATTTTGAATGGAGTTCTCTGGAACAAAtctcagttttttttgtttgtttctttttctttaccctTTTAGATTGACAGGGGAGGTTACTGAACAGTGAACAAAATTCAACAGTGGCCAAAGGAGGGGGCTGTAGGCGGaaatgcctcctcctcctcccgaGCAGTGACCTAGTCCTGCTAGGCAACTGTAGGATGCACCCGACAAGCCCGGTTCGGCGGTGGAAGAAAGTCCTCGGGGACCGGAGTGGACACCTGAGCTAGAAGATCCAGAACTCTAGTGAGCAGTGAACCCCTGATTCAGAACCGCGCGAGCCTCAATGAGGGTTTTATGCAAATTAAGGCCAAATCTAATTGTTCTAGAGCACCAAGTCTTTCCTGAGATGTCGCCCAGCCAGGCTTGCAGCTGGACATTGTATGTCCTCAACAGTTGTGTCTGAACAGCTTGCCCGTCTGGGTCCTCGGTTCAGGCCTGGGAGGAGAGCAGTCATGGCACTCTGGGAGAGGGGTCTGCGTGCACAAAAGCTCGCAATTGAGTCAGCCTCAGCCTAGGCAGCGTCTTTCGCTCTTGCACCCACCGCCCACATCGGAGGTTTCTGCGTTCCTAGAACAATAGAGGGCTGTACCTCGCCTCTTGGCCGCTAGAGGAGGCACAGAGAGCCATGCCCGCTCCAGAACAATGTAACCCGCGAGCTGACCGGTCCCCTGCCGCGGGCTGCTAGCCCTCCCCGCCACGCCGCTACGCACACAATCAGCGCCCGCTTAATGCAAAGGCGGAGCTTATAGCCTGCTGCGGCCAAGAAGCATTAACTAACTCGCATCTTAATTTCTCAGCACCTCTTTCCGAGAGCTTAACCTCTCTTGGAGTCTTGTCAGACCTCAGCAAATCCCAGCAAAGGCGTGTAGCCCAGCAAGGTCGGCAGGCTAGTGAAGCAGGGAGCTCTTTACTCTGGTGTCACTTCCCAAATTGACAAATGTGGCAGCCTTAACCGTCGTCTTTGCACCCTTTTTCTGTGGTTAGTGACACCAGAGCCGGCCAGACTCGCCCTTTCGCCCTTTCGGTGGGTCATAAGTCCTTGGGCTAATACCAAAGCCTCAGCTAGGTTCTGGAAGCGGTGTTTTATCCTGGCCATTAGTTCCCAGCGCTGCAAGGGTGTATCTCCTGCCAAGGACCAAAGAAGTTTGCCTGCTTTGGTCTGTAGGAGGGCAGTGAAGAACTCTTTCTTTTCTAAGGAGCAAAACCCCCCTAACAGTGAAAAACATCTACATAAGGAGACTAGGCACCCTGAAAATCGGAAAGTGTTGTCCTAACGAAGTTCAAGTACACCGGTTTTGGCTAAGGGCAGTTCTCGATTTGCATTGAGTCCAGAAAACAGGGCTTCTAGAGGACAGCAAGAGCCCCGATCCCGCCTCTCACTGTAGGAGGAGGGGAAAGGTTGGCACACTGATAAGAAGTCATatgaaagggaggaggggggcaaGGAAAACTCAGAGGCAATGAGTGAGAAAGCAAGAgaaccaaaaaaaggggggggggagagaagggaaataagagggagaagagaaagtgaaaacagaagaaaaagaaagagaagaaaggggacatACATAGGAGAGAAGGGGGCATAGCTAAAGACCAGAGCCCACGCACAGCCCAGCCCCACGAGCACACTGGCGCAGGTTCCCCAGCAGCCTGGCTGCTGGCTGCCCCTGAACTTACCTGCCAGCCGTAAGGCAGACATGCGCTGGAACTCAGGCTCCTGCAGCCACTTCCACATCCTGCGGAAGGTCTCCCTGCCAGATTTGAGTTTACTCCAGGGTTTGGGATTCCGGAGCAGGTCGGAGAGAGTCCCCTGAGACCGGCATAGAACCCTCTGTGCGAAGATCGCCTGTGGGATGCTGTAGCGCTTCAGCTCGGCGGTGATACGCTGGGCCACCTCTTTGGTGTTGATCTCCTCCAGTTGCCCCGACGTGGCCACCTGCGAACCCGAGGAGGACGAAGGGGGCCTGTCGCGGCTAGGAGCCAGCACTGGCCCATGGGACTGTGTGTGGCCCGGGTGGTGCAAGCCATTGAGGTGAGACATCATGGCCGCAGGCGGGGTGCCCAGGCCTCGGGACAGGTGTTGCTCACCGCGGGTCAGCATGGCAGTGTGGTGCGCTTCGAAATTGGGGCTGAGCATTTTGTCGTGGCCCGGCGGACCATAGTTGGGCAGGCTCTGCTGAGCATTGTGAAGGCCACCCAGCCCGTTGCCCAGCGGGGTGGCAGCCAGTGGAGACAGGCTCTGGCTCATACTAGGCATCTCCTTGTAAGGGCTATAAAGGTTGTTCATGGACGGAAGCCCGCGCTCGTCGCGCATGAGGGTGAAGCTGCCACTGACGTTGCCCGACAGAcgctgatggtgatggtggtggtgatggtggtggtgaggatGGTGATGAGGGTGCGGGTGGTGGAACTTGTCTGACACCGTGGAGATAGGTGGCAGCGGCTGGAGCGGAGTCAGCGTAGTGTAGGTGTTGCTCATGCCCATGCCTGGCGGGGACGAGTCGCAAGACATACTCATGGCGTGGTGCAGCGGGATGGAGAGCTCAGGCCGGTAGTCGCTGCCGTCCAGGATCGAGGCCATACTGGTGACCATGGCCGAGCGCGACGCCGCGGCTGCTGCCGCCGCCGCGGTGCCCAGCTCCTGATGCGCGGTTGGCGGCGGCGGCGGGCCACGCAGGGAGCCGGCAGCGCCGCGGCCCGCGTGGTGGGGGCTGGGGCTGGCCAGCAGCTCCTGCTCATGGCCCgggcccccgcccccgcccctcCGCCCCGCCGCCGCCCCCGCCGCTGCCGCCGCCGACCGGCCCGTGCAAAGTGCCCAGACTTTCCATTGTCAGCTCCGGGTTCATGGCGCAGCCTTCTAGGTCTTTGGTGAGGCATCGATAGGCGGTGTAGGCAGCCTTCATTCAGTCCATCGGGGCCCGGGGGCGGTGGGAGCGGCGGGGGCTGCCGGCGGGCTGGCTAGGCACGCGTGGCGTGGTTCGGCCACGGGGCTCGGGGACGGGCGTGGGTGTGCGGGAGTGTGTGCTGGGGCGTGCGTGCGGGTGTGTGCCCCGGGCTGCGGGCGGGCGCgcccggggtggggtggggtgggggcggaCAGGGCGTGCGTGCGGGAGAGGGgagggggtagggaaggagggagggatcaCCGGGCCCCGCCGCTTGTGCGGGCGCGCTGCCTCGCCATGTCCGAGCCCACTCTGGCGCCGACGTCTTCTGTTTGGGTGAGCGGGAGCTGTCCAGAAGGGCTCTGCCGCTTGCCGGAGCAGCCAACCTATCCTCCCGGGTCCGGGGCGGGACCGTGTTCTATGGGCAGCAAGAGAAACCAATCGGCAGTAGGAGCTGCCTCGGAAGGCAGACCTTCTCGGAGCAGCTGCCAATTGATGTGAAGGGGTGGGGCCGAGCGTTTCAGGTTTGGCTGACAGCTCGgttcactcccccccccccatttttcgCTCCTGGAACCAAGCGTcaaggagaagaaggga
This DNA window, taken from Cricetulus griseus strain 17A/GY chromosome 2, alternate assembly CriGri-PICRH-1.0, whole genome shotgun sequence, encodes the following:
- the LOC118238173 gene encoding extensin-like, which gives rise to MAGNQSQAPRACIPAPRVSNLPPQPRHLHPPSPRPPRLHVLHTSPCNLDTCLFDLQATQHGLQDPQTGGQHPGPPCSVLTATAFSKVYLRVVGPQPPEPRRPPLWSAHSPPRAGLTSHVLYHHLQPTPLAAPRRSAFRGSSYCRLVSLAAHRTRSRPGPGRIGWLLRQAAEPFWTAPAHPNRRRRRQSGLGHGEAARPHKRRGPVIPPSFPTPSPLPHARPVRPHPTPPRARPPAARGTHPHARPSTHSRTPTPVPEPRGRTTPRVPSQPAGSPRRSHRPRAPMD
- the LOC113834332 gene encoding LOW QUALITY PROTEIN: one cut domain family member 2-like (The sequence of the model RefSeq protein was modified relative to this genomic sequence to represent the inferred CDS: inserted 2 bases in 1 codon), whose product is MKAAYTAYRCLTKDLEGCAMNPELTMESLGTLHGPVGGGSGGGGGGAXRGGGGGPGHEQELLASPSPHHAGRGAAGSLRGPPPPPTAHQELGTAAAAAAAASRSAMVTSMASILDGSDYRPELSIPLHHAMSMSCDSSPPGMGMSNTYTTLTPLQPLPPISTVSDKFHHPHPHHHPHHHHHHHHHHQRLSGNVSGSFTLMRDERGLPSMNNLYSPYKEMPSMSQSLSPLAATPLGNGLGGLHNAQQSLPNYGPPGHDKMLSPNFEAHHTAMLTRGEQHLSRGLGTPPAAMMSHLNGLHHPGHTQSHGPVLAPSRDRPPSSSSGSQVATSGQLEEINTKEVAQRITAELKRYSIPQAIFAQRVLCRSQGTLSDLLRNPKPWSKLKSGRETFRRMWKWLQEPEFQRMSALRLAACKRKEQEPNKDRNNSQKKSRLVFTDLQRRTLFAIFKENKRPSKEMQITISQQLGLELTTVSNFFMNARRRSLEKWQDDLSTGGSSSTSSTCTKA